The window ATATcacatataatataaataactcaTTTTGTTTACGaagttttgaatagatttttttttagtttataataaatttgtatattctgtttactttagaatttttttcgaaGTGCATTTACTGcctatacaaatttttttaacaacaaagaaccaacaaaattgtttctattaaCTTAACTTACAGTGCAAtgaatttatacataaatacataagaAACCCGGCATAAACTGATctattcagtttattttattgtcttaattttgtattaattatattGCTTTTGATTACAAATACCTTTAAGCATGACtggatttttatatattcaacATTCTTAAGATGCATAAAGCTAAAATTTATAATGGTTTAACAATATTGTCATTGTAAGCGATTGGATCAGTGGACTTCGAAAGGTTAGTGTGCTTATTAGCAGGATTTCAAAGACGTTGACGTAGTTGATTTTAGTTGAAACATAGatgttgttaaaatttgttgggTTGAAAAGAAGATATATATTGCATTAGATTCGAAAAAATATAACTGCGATACAATCACATCATTAGAAAAGCCTCTGATAATTAAAAGTGTTTACAATTTCCAATGTTTCAGAGGAATGTAATAcctgaaatatttataataagtaAGTTGGCTCTTATTTCGTTGAAAGCACGacaatgataaataaaatattctagcAATTTTACTGTTCTTTCAACACCCTTAACAGTGGTCTCAATGCGTTgctacattttgtttatttgcgaAAAGAGGAGACCATTCATCATGCCTAAGAGGGTTAATGTGATATTAGGTTAGCCTGTGTATGAACACATAAGTATTTGTTTCTGTCACTGCAACTTCCACAACTTGCATGACCAGACTCCAGGTTTTACTGCTAACAATGTCATATATCCCGTATTGCTATAtcaggttgataggaggatgtatagtacatcaaatccaaaaaatacatcTGGGCCACATTCGGGTTTATTGTGCGATCCTTTTCGTGAAAAATATATTCACtaagtatattatttttcaactgGTTCTGGAACtcagtttctaaaaattttccaatcagtCAGTTAGTCAGAAATGTTATATCTAGAATAACATCAATTCCACGATACTTGGATCTGACATCGATGAAATGCACTGTCCTCTTCACATTGCTCTACATTCGTTTGAATACGCACGGCCAATTTTCTAAAGATCTGCtcgtgtgtccactcagaatacgtaccaacatactaacttcagacttgctcattttaagGAGATTTCGCGTCTTATTATTATCAGGGTCACTGTATAAGATCTTTGTGATTCTACCCATCGGAGAGAACCCTCTAGTCGACCTATACCTTTATATAGAAAGTTAGAGCCCCtaacaattaattaatcaaaagtattatttggtcTCCACTAGTTTAATCAAACATAACCTCAAACAAGTTAAGTTAAACGAAAGCACGCAATTAATGCAAACAACGCATAACTTGGAAACAGTTATACTGAGTAATACACCCAATTGGTGCGAGTTAGACGCAATTATGTCGAAAGcttggcaacaaacacaagcctgattGTCTTTAAGAAATAAtggcgatgacgcgagagttttTCCCCAAtccagacctgaattacgacttcAATACAGACTTTACTTCTATCTCCTGATGTCGCCCTAATTGCTTAATTAATACATTTCCTTATTGATCGGACTTcggcctggaagcttgtgttatgattgggtaaacggtggtatatgtATGTTTCTGGGACTTTAATATAGAACCGCTGGCTCAGTTTATCCCCTAACTTAGaaccatccgtgtaacaacggattcctgtTGGTATTTGCTCTAGTTTTCTGCTTGaacaagacattctatctgggatcagtgtttcaaagtttcccacatattctgtgtctggtgtgcgatcaggcacgtccgatgacTGTGTGACAGTATACCCAAGCAGCCTGTTCGCAGAACTCCTtctagtagtttgatattacaatttttgttcaaaGCATTctaccagattattgaagcataggCAAGAATGGGTCTagttacacttttataaagtgtAATTAAACGAAGTTTAAATCGTATTGGATCAACTCGAGCTGCTGCGTCAGAATATGGAAGTAAATAACGTAATCTGACTGAGACGCACTATGTTATAACTATTGTACTATTGagactaattttaaattttaacgatGATTATGTTTTCGCAAAAATTTTCGCCAACTTAGTGCATCGTGCTATATCTTCAGATTTCGCTACAACTGTAGCAAAGGTTACATATATTTAGTCATATACTGATCAGAACGACCTACGTTAATTCTGATTAACATATTCCATTATAGTAACAATACACCCCACGTTGCAAAGGTGCTtcagtgaatcaatagagttggatacctTACTGTCACCGATTAGTATCTTCGCCTCTTTTGTACGCGctcgagtagctccaaaataggGTACGAAACTCTAGCCTAAGCAcgagagttgtattccattttcagTCGAATATACGTAAGTGGTGTGAATAGTgagaagatcagatggagtgTAGTATGTCTTACATCGTTTCAAAAAACCGAAATACTTGAATGCATCTCTCGTTActtgaaaaatatgttaagcCCATCGAACATTGCACTCCATTtttatttcctaaaaatttaaaattttaatttaaaaacaaaatatttttactgaaaatttccaaaaaaaaacctttatgaAGCCCataaataaaaagatttgtgtaaaattttctttttttttataaaatatgattttttgtatttttgttttaattaaattttcttttaaataaattatttcttataaaactaaaaaacattttatttaacactaagaaaatattttgtatataaaaataacactaaaattatatttatagagaagaagttttaattttttataaaaaaaatatatttatattttgtcttaaattttaaacattgtcttccattaagtttaaaaaataaatttgagcttaaatacatatatataactatttatacaaaaataaagtaaatttgtttgttttgcttttctttaaaactttttacaaaaatatacaaaatttgaaaatttcattaaattaattataatacatTTGTACAGGCACtctacacacagaaaaaaaaggaaattaaatgcAAGgaaatatagttttgttttgttacaaGAGGCTGACTAgagttttggtttttgtttaaaataaaaggaataAGAAAAGGCTCTGCCTTTGTGATCTTTTTTTAAGAACTTCTAACACCAGGTTGAATTTATAGTATATAGGTAGAAAAAAATAGTTGAGATTTGTTTTAGGAACTAATTTTTGGTGGTTTTGTTATATGGCAAACGTGATATGTTTTGTCAAAAATTCATTTCCTAATGCTCGTTATAGACAGGATAGGAGTTTAGTTCATTGGAGGAATTGCTGGAGTTATTTGTAGAGTTTAGGGAACCTTGGCAACCACCCTCTGAATGTTTGGTTAACAGAGACATGCGAGAGAAAGTTTTGGAACAATTTGTGCAGGAATATTTCTTAATGTCGGAGTGTGTTTGCAAATGGGCTCTTAAGTTAGAACGATCAGCAAAGGCTCGGTGGCAATGTTGACAACTGAAGGGTTTTTCACCGGTATGGGTGCGTATGTGACCCTGCAATAACCAAGGGCGCGAGAAGGCTTTACCGCAAATATTGCACTTGCAGGGTAGAGTGTGGGTGCGTATGTGCATTTTCAAAGCCCCCAAGGAGACATAAGTTTTGTCACAATCCTTGCAGCTAAAGGATTTTTTCACTTGATTTCCTTCAGCAGCCGGGCAGTGGAACTGTTGATGCTTGGTGAGACCCGAGAAGGTAGAGTAGGATTTCTGACAATCTGGACATTGATAACGAGGAGGACCATTTTTCTCTTTCTTAGCTGGTGTTGTGGCAGATGAAGCTGTGGCACATTGTTGTTGAGTTATGGGAGAAATATCAATTTTCTCTGTTTTAATAATGCTGGACTTTTGTGGTGTCTTCATGACATTACAGCTATTGGGCTTTACCGAAAGATCTTCGGGCACAGGCGAGGCTAAAGATTCAGGTGTCAGTGATCTCATGGAGTAGTAAGAGGATTCTGAGTAAGCTGGTGAAATGGGAGCATGATGATGTTGTGGAGGATAACCCAGGGCATAGGAAACGGCCGATTGATGGTGGGTGGGATAGGCAGGCAAAGGATAAGGCATAAATCTATGCTGATGTTGAGGCGATTGAGAAGGCATTTGTCTAACACCAATGGGTCGGTGTATAACATCTGTACGCATGGGAGGTGATACTGAACTGGCACGTCCTCCCAAGTAATGATGAGGTGGTGGCGATAGAGAACCAATAGAATCCGAGGGAGAACTGGGCGATAATAGTTCTCCTCTAAGAGGTGAAATTTGTTGAGCCAAATGAGGATTATTAATAGTACGATAAAACTCAGCAGTATAGGGAGACATATGGAAATTCCAGGGTTGTATGCCATACTTAGGATAGGTGGGTGTAGGCACTACAACAGCCGCTGAAGCAGCAGCCACAGCAGCGGCAGCTGCCAAAGCTGCAGCTTGTGTAGTATTTGTATCTTCACTGTGATTATCCTCAATATCCACACAATCGATCATTTCATCCTCATCATCACACATGCTATCATCATCGGTGTGATCAACATCAACACCCTCATCTTCACAACAATCACTAACATTGATCATTTCTTCTTCGGCAGTGGTGGTGGTATTGGAGGAGGTGGAAGACATAAGTTTTATGGCCGTTTCACTGGTATCcttttttaagcttaaattttCAGGTTCATCATTATCCATTTTGAGAGGCACTGTAGTAGGGTTTGTGATTTTTGTATCCATAATTATTGAAGACGACTCATCCTCATCGAAATGATAATGGACGGGACGTTTTTTCAAAGGACACTTGGAGTAATTTTTTTCCACTAGCATATCTTCAATATTatgcattttgtttgtttttatagtttttttatgagcacaataaatattttttaaaattgtttttttttttaattagaaatattgtttttaattttaaaccgtTATTTTACACGTTTTGACATGTTTTATTTACTAAGATcgttttgtgtgtgttttttttagaaaaattctcaAACTCAAATGTTCTTTAGATCTTTAGCAGTAAACGCgttttgaattgtttatttttatcttaaatgatttttttcttaaaaagcgaTGTTAACGCAAGCAAAAGCAACGAAGAACTGTGCTAGAGCATAAACTATCACGAGTTTATATAGGCTGAGAAACATTTCTATAGCTCTTTATTCCTATACTCCACCATAATTCAAACTCCCGTTGTAATGACAATTATGCTCTGCTCTCCAGCGAGTATCACCTGCTTAAATTTACTCACTCTCctgaattttgtttatttatttacactcTCATTCTCCCTAAACCGGCTCTTTCCTTAATGTACAtttcacatacacacatacctaTATGTACATACAACCAGCATTTAGTTTCAACCACCAATCATTTGGCCCAATGTGTTTAGTGAACCGCTATGTTTAGCTGgtgtttatgtgtatgtgtgtgtatgtagcTTTGTTTGTcatacattaaaaacaaaacctgTTTGAGCATGTTCAAACACATGTTGGCTACGCGTGCCGTTATAATGGTTTTAAATAGAATCATACACCAGCAGCCAATAGCAAATGTTACcaatacttttaaaacaaaatcttgttaTATACCTtgattattaaagattttaatgcTCATTCTCTATTTTAAAACTCTCTTTTTCTCTTTATATGGTTATACTCTATTCGGTAACTTAAAT of the Lucilia cuprina isolate Lc7/37 chromosome 2, ASM2204524v1, whole genome shotgun sequence genome contains:
- the LOC111675603 gene encoding protein escargot, which encodes MHNIEDMLVEKNYSKCPLKKRPVHYHFDEDESSSIIMDTKITNPTTVPLKMDNDEPENLSLKKDTSETAIKLMSSTSSNTTTTAEEEMINVSDCCEDEGVDVDHTDDDSMCDDEDEMIDCVDIEDNHSEDTNTTQAAALAAAAAVAAASAAVVVPTPTYPKYGIQPWNFHMSPYTAEFYRTINNPHLAQQISPLRGELLSPSSPSDSIGSLSPPPHHYLGGRASSVSPPMRTDVIHRPIGVRQMPSQSPQHQHRFMPYPLPAYPTHHQSAVSYALGYPPQHHHAPISPAYSESSYYSMRSLTPESLASPVPEDLSVKPNSCNVMKTPQKSSIIKTEKIDISPITQQQCATASSATTPAKKEKNGPPRYQCPDCQKSYSTFSGLTKHQQFHCPAAEGNQVKKSFSCKDCDKTYVSLGALKMHIRTHTLPCKCNICGKAFSRPWLLQGHIRTHTGEKPFSCQHCHRAFADRSNLRAHLQTHSDIKKYSCTNCSKTFSRMSLLTKHSEGGCQGSLNSTNNSSNSSNELNSYPVYNEH